AATTCGTGATCTAACTAACGctttatataatgataataataatgtaggATCGGCTCCCCACCATGTCGTTCTTAAAAATCTGATTAAATTCATTGAACTGAAACATCTCTCCTTTATATGTGCAACTTGTAAGTTCCACTTGAGGTTTGCTTTAAAATATAAGCCCAAAAACTTTACATATGGCTTAGCTAAAAGTTCAGTGTCTCGAAAATGAAAAGACTGTGGACGAATGGTCGCTTGCGCGTTTCTTTTGAAAACACAAAAATTAGATTTGGAAGGAGCCAGTTTAAGACCTAATGACCTAAACCATGCATCCAACTGCGCTGCACCTCCCTCAACTGACCTAATGGCTACTTCCTCCGTTCtgtgagagaaaaatatgcACACGTTATCGGCAAACTGTAGAACTTCTAGGCCCGGCGATCGCGACACGACAGCCTCCATCTCTGATATCTAGGCGCGGACATATTGCAGCTCCATCCCTCGGAAAATCGTACAACTAATCTTGTGCTCTTGGACACGATGGACaggaaaaattatcacaaaattacagtttcgataattctttttatttacacttcTAAATTTACTTCTAAAAGCATCCTCGTATTCCTtcattgtgtccaaacaccactcaacagcgattttgtgcgtacaaagtCCATAACTTTCGTATTagacaaattaatttacgagGTGCGTCAACAAGCCAATaagtaaattgcaattttttaacttttttccattttgaatataaagtcctgttgagcagactttctttctatctatacttcatttgtggaaaaggattttttattctgcacaagcaataaagagaattttcgaaactgtaaTTCCTCAAAATTTCCCCAGTTtatcggtaatacagacgactccagcttccccttaaagGGCTTTAGTACGCGGGACGCTCCTGAGATGTAGGGGCACTCATCTTGTTTATTAGCGTTCGGCACCTCGTTGCCAAGATACGCGCGGCAAGAGGGGAACAGTGACAACGAGGAGGTGACAACGAAATCGGCCCGAAATGTGCAAGTAAATCCCGGCACTGTTAtatagtattaaatattattaataaatattatttttataggattaaaacatgttattacaatttaaattttgtgaaattctgcatggaatatttttctaataaaacacaattttgAACAGTTAAAAGCGTTTCTCAcgaaaaacaatttatgtatgcgattataatattctctatGCATTCAAATTGTTATTGGAATGTGGTTGCAACTGctgtcattttattatacttatactagcatcccccatCGCGGCTTCGCTCGCGAAAATGATATAGCCTATGACATTCTAGGGACCCTCAAGTACTCATACTAAAATTTCAAATCGATTGGTTCAGTAGTTTTAAAGATCCTAGGTAACAAAGGAAAATGTGACTtctctttatataatagtaagatTATTGTACACTTCTTctaattatcttttttgtacacttataaactaataaatgAACCattaaatgtgtgtgtgtgtgtgcgcgcgcgcgtgcgtgcgtgcgtgcaacTTATTTTCGTTATATTATAACCAAATGTATATcgaatatatgaattatttttcgtgAGAAACGCTTTTAACTGTTCAAAATCgtgttttattagaaaaatattccatgcagaatttcacaaaatttaaattataataacaagtatgttttaatcatataaaaataatatttattaataatatttattactatataatatatgataatataggAAAGAagaacaaatgaaaaaaaataaagaggaCGGGACGCGAACCAGCAACCTACAGACTTTCAGTCCGACGCCTAACTCGCTGTGCTACGCTGAGGCTCGACAACCTACTTCAAAGCAATGGTACTAAAGGAACATGCTGAACTTTACACCGCGATTTTTCGTAAACGCTTGAGAGGCGCATCGTCTCCGGATAGTATATGTTACTTCTATATGAATAATACATATCTGTAAAAGTTAGGCAAAATCGGTGACCCAGAGGGTCCGGCTTCCCCTTGTGAGTCAAAGTAATCATCATCGTCCTTTTCCTGCGTCCCCTTTGCTCTTTGCGGATCAGATCCAGACGGTCCATCTTCAGATAAACTTGTAATGTTAACGCCATGCACAATAGAGACAACACCGTACAGAACGATAACGTAGTTACTCCTTTTCTTGAATAGATTATCGCGTCACCTAACAGATATGTAGTTGTGTTTACGCAGGTGAGAATTACTTATACGAATTACCTGACATTTGGAAGCTCATTTAGGATCCGATAACGTGTGCATGGCTTGTGCGATGGAGAAACAACACGATTTTCGTGTAACTTTCACACCCATACTTAATTAACTTTGACTTTGTAATTTTTAGTGGTGTATGCAGACAGACAGCACGATAACATTTAAGAGAGATAGTGTATAGTGTTTTTTCCTCTTATGTGTAAACTATACACAGAATATAATGCAATGCGAACACGGTATTGAGATAGTACCGAATAGGCGAGTTAGTGCGGAGACTTATTCTCGGAGCCTGCAATATAAAGTGAAATTAGCATCAAGCTCTAATCGCATAAGCTGCTGTTTAATTAGACGGGCAAAATTCTCGAGAAATTTGTCTGTAATTtgctttttcctctttccttctttgtttttaaattttatggcCACATGAGAAGGATACCCTCCTCACGTTATTGAAACTTTTATGTTATCGCATTGTTAAATTGCTTATGTACCATCAGagtagaatataatattatgcgaTTTAATGAGAATTTACGTGTATACAGCTTAGAATTGAGATCGATGAAACAATGTAATACCTAAACGCGATTCAAGATCTACGATTTCTtctatgatattaataaatatttgatccTATATTGTTACGTAAATTGTACTTACGATGGTATCATAGGTGAGATAGGGCAGGATTAGCTCGTGCCAGTGGTGGTCCACTTGGACCAGGTCTTTTAAGAATAGCTGGTGCCGGTCGACCACCTGCAGGTACTGGTGGTACACTGATTTGGTATAACactgaataaattttaataaatacctgttgcataaataaaccgcatgaaattatttgcatgacataaattaccttttttgagaacacatataataattcaattctaATCACATAAAACAAACTTACTTTTCCTGTACCGTTTGCTTGTTCTGTTGATTTTTCAGGCTACACAACAGCCTTCCTTAGCACGATAACATTTAGGAGATAACATTTAGGAGAGATAGTGTATAGtgtttttcctcttttactTTTAACAGAATATGATGCAATGCGGACACGGTATTGAGATTAGTAGCGAATAAGCGAATTAGTGCGGAGACTTATTCTCGGCGCGCCGGGATTCAGCCCACTGTGCGGCGCCTGCAATATAAAGTGAAATTAGCACCCAAGCTCTAATCACACAAGCTGCTGTTTAATTAGACGGACAAAATTCTCGAGAAAGctgtaaaagaatattaatatatatccgCTCACGTTACGTCTCTCTAGTTCTTCACACATTGCTTCCCTCTCCTCTAAGGTTATCGGTTACTGCTACATACCTCTTCAATGCTTGTCGGTATTCGGGTCGATAAACATTTTCGTCACCTAAGGGGGGTCACGTTGAACTGAACGACAGTTACAGTTCCTAAACGACTACTATCGTTACAAATTCGTCGGTAACAGCGGTACAGAATATCTTTTCGTAATAGTTGTCGACCGACACTGTTAACGACGCCGACGACTGTCGGTACGCAGGAACAGAATAGTTCCACGTAGCACAGCAGCGTGTGCAAAGCGCTTTGAAAGCGCTATTGAGAATGCACCCCCCAAAACCGCTGTCAGTTACGCACTTTTTAGGCAGGTGGATATTTTGATGGATTTAGATTCACAGTGTGCCAAAAATGATTTCTAAGATTAAAATGTTGCTTGAAAACATGTAATTCACTCTGAAAAACACTTAAAAACACTTGCGTCAATCATGCGCGTAAAAAGCGCTTTGAAAGCGCACGTAGCACAGTAGCGCGTGCAAAGCGCTTTGAAAGCGCTGTTGAAAATGCATCTTCTAAAATTGCTGTGAAAATGTGCAAGTCGCGTATAAAACATATCTACAACTTTCAAATCTTTTAGAAATCATTTTTGACTCGCCTAGGAAAAACATGACTCGCCCTCGGCTTTGTAGAGAGGTGAAACACGACATAAACCAtatctatattaatatacagggtggggcaataactattaccaccttaaatatcttcgaaattataaggtccagaggaaactttatgttatcaaaattatacagtacgaagggggctaacatatggcgataataatttttgtcctggtggaggcgcttcgaagatatcaaggtcaccttcattttttttaatgggttcggtatgtttttttttccataatttcatagaggagcttaaaacaagtacggaattcatgacacaaaattattgaacaagattaaatgtaaatgaaaacgataaagaatacatttttatattaaatgaaatttacgtttaaaagatgtatgaaatgacgctttattagtatgttttgtcggaatgttttgattttgacattcctcataaatgaggatcaacttgttcttcaaacggatacatcgatgaaaataaatagtgacgtaaacttatttcaatgtgTAACGATGCATGTGGTTGCATCGTCTGTATGCCGCCCGCCCGACCATCGGCGGGCGAGGACAACGGGCCTCGAGCCCGAATAAATAGTCGAATCGCCGAACACGGGCGGAGAAAACCGAGCGAGACCGTAGCGTCGCGCCAGCCGCTTTCCGTACCGGCCGCTCCGTGGACGCGGCGCTCGCGCGTTTCACAAGCCCTCTCCGCCGACCCGAAACGCGCGACAAACAACGCGTATCGCGAATAAATAGCGGGCCGAGAAGCGCTCAGGGGGAATCCTGTCTCGTCAACCGAACCGCTCGGATCGACGCTCCCGAACCCTTACCCGCTACGAGTCACGGACAAAACCGGGGGGTCAGGAGTTCCTGGTCTCCGCCGAGTGCATCTCGGCACCGTCACTCCAAAACGGACCCTTCCTCCCGTTCCCGCCTCCCCGGGGGTCACGGATACCAGGGGTGGAGAGTGCTCCGCCTCTGTCGAGTGCATCTCGACATCCGCCCGGTCGCCGCCctccgcccccccccccggcCTCTACGACGGACCAACCCACGGGGTCGAGCGTACTCCGCCTCGGCCGAGTCTTCTCGGCACCCGGACGTCCAGAGCGCTCCGGGCACCCGGCTCCACTTCCCGCACCAGGCCTACCGCGACCGCACCGAGCACCGAGCCCCGCGGGAAGCCCGGCCTCCGGCCGCACGTCAccgccgcgcgcgccgcgtcgcgaaCCGCCACGACAAGCGGGCCTCGGGTCGACAAGCCCGCGCCTCGCGACTACTGTAAATAGCCTGTACATAGACGCctttgattaataaatataagctaGTTAGTAAGGAACGACCCAGCTCTCATTTTTCGCCCTGCACCTACCCCGGACCCTCCGCCACGAACCACATCCGCAACGAGCTATACCGAGTGCCCCGCGTACGGAAGGTCGTTacaaatgaaaacaaagaccctttgaaggccatcttaataagttcacaggataaaataaacatgaaaagtagtatcgatagataagtcaatcgtgcaagatctattcatttgaagaacaagtcgacatgatcctcatttatgaagaatgtcaaaaaaattcagtgagagcgcaaaatttatacgctgaacgatatcctaatcgcactcagccttcgcgtcaaacatttaaaaatgtgtgtAATAAACTTAGACAAACCGGTAGCTTAAATACACGTAAAAGTGAGTGTGAAAAGCGAAAAACTAATGAAGGGAATGAAATTAGAGTTCTCACAATGGTGGCTCAAAATCCGCACATTAGTTCGCGACAAATTGAACGAGGATCTGGTATTAATCGGAGGAGCGTACTCCGCATCTTGCATCGTCACAAATTCCATCCATATCACCTTAGCCTTCACCAAGAATTACATGGAATGGACTTTGCAAATCGTGTTGAATTTTGCCAATGGGCTCAACAACAGATTCGAATCAATGACTCATTTTTTGATACAGTGTTATTTACTGATGAGGCAACATTTACTAATCACGGGaatgttaatttacataatatgcatTTCTGGGCAGTGGAAAATCCTCATTGGCTGCGGCAGATTGAACACCAGAGACAATGGTCTTtgaatgtatggtgtggtatcatagataacaaaattattggtcCTTATTTTATCGACGGACATCTAAATGGCAACAGCTACACCAATTTTCTAGAGCATAACTTGGTTCATTTATTAGAAGACCTGCCTTTAATCACACGACGAACAATGTGGTACCAGCATGATGGATGCCCTGCTCATTTTTCATTAGTTGCGAGAAATaaacttaatgaaaaatttgcaaatcgcTGGATTGTACGTGGAGGTCCTGTAGGGTGGCCAGCTCGTTCACCAGACTTGACACCactggatttctttttatggggAACCCTAAAAGACATGGTCTACAAAAAAGAACCAACTACACCTCAAATCATGCGACAACGGATCATTGAAGCCTACACGTATTATTAACCAGCGAAACAACTGAAAGCTGTGTGAATGTAATGTATACTGTATACTATAtctatactaatatataaagaggtaaagtttgttccattgttcggggtaatctcagaaactactaaaccgatttgaaaaaatctttcactggtggatagcttagatcttcctgagtaacataggctatgtgcaatcgtcttgcaacttctaaaaaCGTGTgcgtcgtaaaaaaatatgttctttgtgctttatattttccaaatataccgagcgcgcgaagcgcgcgaggaacaagcgccagTTACACTGAAAGAAAAAGTTGGCTCTTGTAGCCTCGAATTGGCTGCATCAGCCAATTTAAATGATCAAATATGGTATAGCATTTTGGTTGACTATAGCAGCAAATTTTCAAAGCTGCTATAAAGTTGGTTGAAGTATTAACGTGACTTTGCTGCTCTAACCAACTATTTACTTAGCAGCGGTTTTTGCTAATTGGCTACTCCAACGAATAACTCCTGTGCAACTGCCTACCAGTTGGTTGATCCagtgaattaatttttgcatGGCAGTCATCCTCTGCATATTGTTGTGACCATCCGATTGCATAAACGATATGCACGGAAaataatagttgtaatatatatacacctaAAAATATTGCTGCGTTTAgctactttttatttcttcaataaaaaaagtagCTAACACGGCAATATTTTAAGATGTTcatatattacaactatttttTTCCGTGCAGATGCGCAATCAGAAgacgttatattataatttgtacagAGACAATAGCAAAACTTTAATCCGTTGATAGTCAGTTACCATTCTTTAAGCTcgaacaatatataaaataaacaaattattttcaaatgttattaataatttatttttatgcatttaaacaaatacattAACACCGCATATTCAATAAAGACAATTCTTATAATAAAcagaacattaattatttattacattttaaaacgCTTAAGAAGATACACTACATTAACACCGCATATTCAATAAAGACAATTCTTATAATAAACAGAACattaattacttattacaTTTGAAAATGCTTaagaagatacacttaagaagACTTACTGAAAACATTTACATATGTCTTGTAAATACTCACAATGCATGCCttgtagaaataaaatatttgccatCATTTATTCTGATTGAAATAAGTGGAGAGTGATCAAACAAATCATCAATGTTAATACAAGAAATTTTAGTACTCATTTGAACATCATAGGCATGCATATGTTCATCAAAGCCAATTGTTGTAAAGGTAAAACACACAAGACAAACCTTGAAGCCCTCCCTGTAATATATCCTTTGAATCTCACCAAAGATAGGCAATTCAAAATTATCTGACCCAAGAACAACACATGTACCAATTCTATATTTTGTTCCCTTATAATCAATCCATGGAACCTCTATGCACGTTGCTCTAAAATCAACAGGAATGTATGAATGATCTAAATTTTCGTTTTCAGGCAACTGGTCTAAAATATTCCCTGGTCCCATTTCAAATTTCTGAGTAAATCCTGTCTGACTTATTAATCTATAACACATTTGCAGAGATTCTTTGAACGCTAATGTAAAAGTAATGTTTCTTCTTGAGTATGTCGCATTAGCACGAATCTTATTAAGCCTGTTTTTCGATTCTTGTCTCATTGTGCTAAATAAAGCTAATGATCCTGACATTTCAAGCATTATAGGAAAGTGTAGCATAATATGATACTTAGGTTTTAGTTTATCTTTAAAGAGTTCCTGATACAATGTATGATGTTCAAAAATGAGTTGCTCCAACAATATCGATACTTCAGTCTGAATATTTGTAGCAgcaataatatcaaatatttggcgtaaaacaatataaaaatgccaaaatttattatcacaaGGCACAAAATCTCTAACTAGAAAACCAAAagctaaaaaaaaatgtatcattTCAGTACCTGACATATTTAAATGTTTGTTTTCTACTTCTTCCTCCGTTACAAGTGGCGGCCTGTTCGAAAATCCGTTTATATCATAATCAAAAGTTTTCATTCTTTCAATAAGTTGTTGACTTACAAAATGTTTCTCATTGAAcattaaatgatataataaatgaccCATTCCATATCGCAGACAACCTTCTGCCATTTCATGTAACAAAGGATCTGAAGCAAAGTTTTCATAAACATGAAACCCTTTACCTTCATTCCAAATTGAATATTCATTTAAACCAGATTTGGATAGACCATCATGGATATTGTTCAAGtacttttctttccttctcaaattttcttttcgtaCAAAGCAATCTTTTTCCAAATCTTCCTTTCGGGTAGTGCAAAAGCGGCAATAATAAGTGGCATTAAAACTCATTGAATAGCCTAATATTGTATTGAGTCCAAGATTGTCTCCAGTCAATAAACCAAGAGCAAAGTATACTTTTTGGTCACCCTGTGGCAAATGTAAAACAATACCATAGTCCTGAAGGAAATTGATTTCATCTACTAATATGCGAAACATagcttcattttttaaatgggctCTATCAGATACATGGAACaataaagtaacaaaaatttcattcaaTGTGGAGTATTCTGGTGGAATACATGGAATAGTAATATAAGTTCCGCTTATCTTTTGAATTGCTTTATGACTTTCCAAAGGATTATTTACTTCGAAGTCATCGTGATAAACGAAAATaggaaaaacaattttgtcagaaaaataatttgttttttttttctccacAATCTACCCTGAACAAAATTAGATAATACAGTTGTCTCTTccattaaatatatcatgtaattataaataatatcaaaaactCCTGGAAGAGTAAAGAAAgctttcaaaattttacgaaGAGATAGGAATTGACCATGTATGGGTACTATGTCTTTAATAATTCGGTTGTCAACTCTTTTTTCACTTACAACGTTTCCAACAATATATGACTGAggcttaataaaataatctgttGCCTGTAAAGTTTTTATATGCTTATACTCCgaatcaaaattggtaaataaTTTAAGCACTGTATCAAATAAACTGAAAATATTCCGTACTACATTCTCATTAGATTCTGCTTCATTACACATCAAACTTATAGCAGGCTTCAGAGATGATATAATACTAGAAAACAAGGCAGCTGTATTATCCATTATACTTTGAGTATGGCTTCGGGGCAAAGTTGGATCTGCATATAATTTCGCAACGTAATGTAGCAAGCAGTTATGCAGTTTGTCATTGATAGATTCTTTTGAGACTGATATGTTCTCAAGAAAATCATCAgaggaaataatattttcagattCTGAGTCTAATGATCGTGAGTTACctgtattactttttttagCACAACTTTGAATATGACTCTTAACGACAGAATTAGCTGGAAATTTATGATAGGATATCAGatgttttcgaaattttcgcCATGAATTATAATCTGATAAACATTGGGGTACTTGACACTTATATACCGTAATATCGTCAAATTTATTAGCAGTACTTAAATGCAAATGTAGAGCATTAACAGaggtcaaaattaaattacaattttgccCTACACACTTTatcattgtaatattttatttacgaacacaaatatttaaaaattaaacctTAAAAGCAGAACAAAGTTATTCTCaacttaaaaagaatttaattatctgCGAACTGTAAATATGCATTCACCAATGTTGCTACAGAGGGTATATGTTCATCCCATTGAgttttaaattgataaatagcTAGCTGAAGAAAAAGCCATGGCTGACTACTCTGAAAGGGATAGAATGCATGCAAAGCATGATATGCTTTAAAGCACACATCTATTGCACGTAAAGGACTCTCTACCTTATACGGAAAGTTATCGATATAAACGTAGGATTCTGTAATATTTGCTGTATTTTCACCAATGATGACAGGAAACGGTTGAAGTTGCTTCTTAGCAGCAAATAGTTTCCTCCTCATGCGTTTCACTTCCACCTCTAAGTCTCGTAAAGCctaaaaaaatagattaaatttgGCAAAAACATttgtatagaaatatttttcacatcaCCTTCTCTTACAATATTGTTATGTCTTAAGGAGACGCTGCAATGACTGCTGAACTCTGACGTGAAAGCGCCTCTATCCAATTgggaaaaattataatattgattattgTTTCATTTTCATCTGCTATTGAATAATGCTCTAATTTATTTCCGTACGTACTTTTATTGTGTAAAAACGTTTTTAATTCTGTATAATACCAATACGACACAAACATTACAGTGAAAAGTCACACACACTATATATATAGTGTGTGTgacttcattaatatatatatatgttgttTCGATAGTTTTAAGGTTCAAATCCCCAAAGACAGAAAtatctatgtatatatgtatgtacctTGATATGCAGCAGGAAACCAACATTTAAATCTGCTGCCGTAGGACTCCACTTTCCAACATTTTTTGAAGAGAAAAGTGTTGGAATTGCTAGCAACACTTTCACAGTTTTCTCTGAAAGTAAATAGGACTTGGAAAAAGAGTTCCTACTAAAAAAGGCagcaaaactaaaattttgGAATGTATTACCTTCAGGAGTTGATGATTTTATGTTAGTCTTTAAAAGGTTTTTTATTCTTTGAGAAATATTCTCCCAATTGGACAAAAGTTGCATTGAATGATTAGGATACAGGTAGCTGAAATCTTGTTCTAACTAGAATAAAACAAAcacacaatattattattctcaaaTATTaagaagatataataataaaattttaatcctAGTAATTTACCAAAATATAACCCCATGATTGTCGTAAAACACGAAATTCATCGAAGTAATCAGTGATTGTACCAACAAACTGTTTGTCTTTTTTCCGTCTGTATTCTGTACTTCTAAGTTTCAAAAGTCTTATAGAGGCAGtctctttccattttataGTGGCCTCATTCTGTGGCTCCAGGCATTGTCGTAACCATTGAAAGCTGTCTAACTGTGTTTCTGAAGTGCCTATTCCTGTGTCATAACatcataatatgtaatatattataaaaaactgtcattcataatatatatcatcatatataatGTCCTGTGGTCATAGTCATTGTCAGTTGAAAGTTAAAGTTAGAGAGTTAAAGAATTGAagttaaaattcaaaatattatttcttgttacCATGAAAATCATGAAAGTCATTTACGTCCTGCTCTTCTTCCAAATTGGCACTTCGAAGCTCTGCTCTTCtaagtttttcaattaatttcatgtaCTGATCATATAACTTTCCTTTAGGTTGTACTGCACGATCAGTTCCAgaagttttttttcttcttggaATGTACCAAGTATcctatttcaaataaaatagaatgtaGCATGTATAAAGAGAGTATAGAAATTTCTACTATTATAaagagttaaaaataataaagaaatacataaaactaaCCACAATTTCAGTAGGAAAAAGTTCTATTATTTGTTGACTAAGTCGCTTGAAATCATCCGAAGTAATTCTGTAagaaatacatacatacatacatatatatatatatatacagggtggggcagttaaggtgttacagacttatatctcggaaacgaagcattttagagaaaaatgtttcagacaaaagttgcagggttggaagggggccactcagtggaggtaacagagtggtcattcgtggtcattttcaaggtcatttaaaggtcaagtccaattttttaaacagaaatccatactttttattgcagattctgattctccgtcgaaaagtaagtaacttttgttggaaacattttttttttaaatgccctcctcatcccgaaaacacaggttcaacctttggtggaccaatgataataactcgctttataacggacactgaagttttttttttagtattttactgtttaccgtcagtttacctccacgtggtgcacactgggtaacgctaatgctgacggtaaacagtaaaatactaaaaaaaaaacttcagtgtccgttataaagcgagttattatcattggtccaccaaaggttgaacctgtgttttcgggatgaggagggcatttaaaaaaaaattgtttccaacaaaagttacttacttttcgacggagaatcagaatctgcaataaaaagtatggatttctgtttaaaaaattggacttgacctttaaatgaccttgaaaatgaccacgaatgaccactctgttacctccactgagtggcccccttccaaccctgcaacttttgtctgaaacatttttctctaaaatgcttcgtttccgagatataagtctgtaacaccttaactgccccaccctgtatatatatatatatatatatatataagttgtattcataatattaataatatcaattatgtTTATATTCGTAGTAATTACAGTAACTGTGAAATAATTCGAACAACACATTATTGCACCACACTCACCGTTTGTTCGGATCACCAGCTAACTATGCTGCTATAATGtattttgctaaatttgaTCTCAAAGCATTGTCAAAGCCTCCATTATTGTACAAACCAAAATAGCTCTTGCCATCACTTTTTCGTTCCAGATGAAGTCTTACATCCTACAGCAATATTTAActttaaattgtttattacttaataaaatattggcaATGCTGAATAAGAACTTACATTTGAAATGCACGTATGTTTTTGGTTCttattgaaagaatttttcctGCAACGTTTGACTTGCTGTGACTGTGATTCCTCAATCTGTATTGACACATCAGTAGGGAATTCCTCATTAACTGCGTTTTGTTCTTCAGGTACATTTGTAACTAGTATATCTTCAACTTTAAGACTACCATCAGAGGCAACAATTGCACTTATTgtctcaataatattattttgttccGGAACGTTTTCAACCTGACATAGAAAATAAGAGTGAAAAAGTGTGAAAGATTAAATGGCTAATTCGAAAGTaacagagatatatatttttacctcCGTTGATGAAGACACTAAATTTTTCCataaattccaaaatttaacTTGTGGTTCAAATCGAGGAATCAAAAAAC
The Ooceraea biroi isolate clonal line C1 chromosome 12, Obir_v5.4, whole genome shotgun sequence DNA segment above includes these coding regions:
- the LOC113563029 gene encoding uncharacterized protein LOC113563029, with the translated sequence MVAQNPHISSRQIERGSGINRRSVLRILHRHKFHPYHLSLHQELHGMDFANRVEFCQWAQQQIRINDSFFDTVLFTDEATFTNHGNVNLHNMHFWAVENPHWLRQIEHQRQWSLNVWCGIIDNKIIGPYFIDGHLNGNSYTNFLEHNLVHLLEDLPLITRRTMWYQHDGCPAHFSLVARNKLNEKFANRWIVRGGPVGWPARSPDLTPLDFFLWGTLKDMVYKKEPTTPQIMRQRIIEAYTYY
- the LOC105278977 gene encoding uncharacterized protein LOC105278977 isoform X1, translated to MFRILVDEINFLQDYGIVLHLPQGDQKVYFALGLLTGDNLGLNTILGYSMSFNATYYCRFCTTRKEDLEKDCFVRKENLRRKEKYLNNIHDGLSKSGLNEYSIWNEGKGFHVYENFASDPLLHEMAEGCLRYGMGHLLYHLMFNEKHFVSQQLIERMKTFDYDINGFSNRPPLVTEEEVENKHLNMSGTEMIHFFLAFGFLVRDFVPCDNKFWHFYIVLRQIFDIIAATNIQTEVSILLEQLIFEHHTLYQELFKDKLKPKYHIMLHFPIMLEMSGSLALFSTMRQESKNRLNKIRANATYSRRNITFTLAFKESLQMCYRLISQTGFTQKFEMGPGNILDQLPENENLDHSYIPVDFRATCIEVPWIDYKGTKYRIGTCVVLGSDNFELPIFGEIQRIYYREGFKVCLVCFTFTTIGFDEHMHAYDVQMSTKISCINIDDLFDHSPLISIRINDGKYFISTRHAL
- the LOC105278977 gene encoding uncharacterized protein LOC105278977 isoform X2; protein product: MKLIEKLRRAELRSANLEEEQDVNDFHDFHGIGTSETQLDSFQWLRQCLEPQNEATIKWKETASIRLLKLRSTEYRRKKDKQFVGTITDYFDEFRVLRQSWGYILVNY